Part of the Ardenticatenales bacterium genome is shown below.
ATTCACTTACTTCAATTTCGTTGACGTCTATCAGAGACATCGGCATTTTCCTTGCGCTATGTGGAGTTCGTGAAAATGGAATGTTACGGTGCATTGTACGCGGAAAAGAAAGGGGTGACAACCGCTGTCAACGGCGGTGGCGAGTTTCATACGCTTTTCTAACTCGTCGGTTACAACTCGCGCGTCGGGCGCTCAGGCTGTCATGAACGGTTCCTCATCATCTACGGCAAAATGCCGCCGGTTGAGCCGTTCCACCAGGTCTTGCGCTGCCGTTGGCGCGAGGGCGCGGCCAAAACGGACGGGGCGCACGCCATATTCGAAGGCAATGGCTTTTTCTTCGGCATCGTAGCGCAGGGGGGTGACGTGTTTCATGTCATAGACATCGGTTACACCCAGGAGGGAAACGGGACGGCGCACAATGAATTCTTGCGCATTGATGAAGAGGATTTCGCGGGAGGCGGCGTAGTACTGCCAGTAGCGCCAGAGCCAGCGGCGGGCGAACCAGACCCAGACGGCGAGCCAGAGCAGTAGGAGGATGCGCCACACCCAGATGAACAGGGCGCGGACTTCGAAATTGAACGGGTTGCTGAGAAGCCCCGCGAGGATGATGCCAAACATGCCGGTCCAGACGAGCATGAGGATGGTGTAGATGAGGAAGAGGAGCCAATTGCGTTCTGCCGGCATTACAACCTTCTGCCACTCTGGTTTTTCTTCAATCGTCACTTGTTGATCGCTTAATGTCATAAACCACTCCGGTGGGTGTTAACCGTGGTTAGTGGACGCCGGTTACTCGTCGCGTGCCACGCCTCCGTGTTACAATCCGCGCCCATGAATCGTGCGCGCCATCTTTTCCAGTCCAGCCTTATTGTTATCATCTTTTTTGCCGCTGGCAAGCTCATGGGGTTGGTTCGCGCCCAGTTCGTTGGGCGCGCTTTCGGCACCAGCCCGGCTTTTGACGCCTTCACCGCCGCCAACCAGCTTCCCGAAGTATTCGTCACCCTGATCGCGGGCGGGGCGCTGGCGGCGGCCTTCATACCCGTCTACTCCGCCCACCTCACCGACGAGAAGCAAAAGGAAGCAGCCCAGTTGGCAAACGCCACGCTGACGCTGGTGCTGCTCCTTCTCGGCAGTATTTCGGCATTGGGCATCCTTTTTGCCCCGTTTTTGGTGCGCGTCTGGCTTGTTCCCAGCTACTCACCGGCGCAGCAGGCGCTGACGGCTTCGTTGATGCGCATTATTCTGGTGCAGACGACGTTGTTTGGCGTCAGCGGCGTCCTTAGCAGTCTGCTTAACGCGCATCAGCATTTTGCGCTGCCGGCATTAGCCCCGATTGCCCTGGACATTGGCTACCTCGTTGGCGTCTTCTTCTTCGTCCCCCGCATGGGCATCCATGGTCTCGCCTGGGGGACCGTCATTGGCGGCTTCCTGCACATTCTCATCCAGGTTCCCGCCCTTATCCGCTACCGGTTTCGTTTCCGTCCTTTACTGGGCTTTCATCTGGCGGGGCTGCGCGAAATTGTGCGCCTGATGGGGCCACGTATCGTCACTTTGGGGACCGTGCAGTTCGCCGACCTCTTCATTATTCGCATCACGTCTGGCCTGCCTTCTGGCAGCACGTCCGGCTATTTCTACGGCTACTATTTGCAGCAGCTACCGGAAACATTGCTGGGTACGGCCATTGCTATTGTCGTTTTCCCCACGTTGGCGGAGTTATTCAACGCCGGTGACATAGAAGGGCTGAAGCGCACGGCCATTTCTGCCTTGAGTGTTATCTGGACGCTGACGATTCCGGCGGCGGCGCTGCTGGTGCTGTTGGGCGAGCCGGCCATCGCGGTGTTCTTCCAGCGCGGCGCGTTTGATGCGGCCTCAACGCGGCTGGTGTACAGCATTCTCATCTATTTTAGCGTGCGCGTGGTCAGCGAGGCCAGCCTGGAGATTTTGGCGCGCCTCTTTTTTGCGCAGCACAACACGTTGATCCCCATGCTGGCGGCGTTAGGCTGGTTGGGGGTGAGTCTCCTGCTGTTCCGAATACTGGTGCAGCCGCTGGGGGTGGCGGGGCTGGCTTTGGCGAGTACGGTGGCGTTCACGTTGCAATCGTTGGCCCTGTATCTGCTCAATCGCTGGCGATTGGGTGGGTTGTATGAGCGGGAGCTGTTGGTGAGTGGGGGACGGGCGCTACTGGCGACGGGGGGCATGGCGCTGGTTATTTTGGCGGTACAACGCTGGGTGTCGTCGCCGTTGCTGCTGGTGGTGGGGGGAGGAAGTGCCGGCATTTTCGCGTATGCCCTGCTCAATATCCTCCTCGGTGGACGGGAACTGCCCCAACTATGGCGGCTCGCGCGCCAGCGTACCTGATTGATTGCCCGCGAAGTTTTGAACAACCGTTCATTATCTTAAAATCGGTCTTGACACCCCCTTTTGCCACGGTATAATAGCACATATGTTCAAAGTTTCTGATGCAAAAGGGAAGGCTAAACACGGAGACTGGCGTGTTGCGGAACAGTTACCCACATTCATCCTGACCAATTCGTTGCTCCCCCCAATGACGCTTTCCTGACAGAGTACTGGAAGCCAACCTTTTCCCCCATACCAACCGCACAAGGAGAACAATCCTCATGGCTAAAGCAAACGGTCGTGAAGACACGTTAGGTCGCACCCTGGAATCCCTTACCAAACGCTTCGGCGAAGGTATCATCATGCGCCTGGGCGATGCCCAACATCTCAACGTGGAAGCCGTCCCCACCGGCTCTCTTTCCCTGGACATAGCCCTCGGCGTCGGCGGTGTGCCCCGCGGCCGCGTCATCGAAATCTACGGCCCGGAATCATCGGGCAAGACCACCCTCTGCCAGCACGTCATCGCCGAAGCGCAGAAGATGGGAGGCGTATGCGCCTTTATTGACATGGAGCACGCGCTCGATCCCAGCTACGCGGCCAAATGCGGCGTAGACGTGAACAACCTCTACGTCTCCCAACCGGATACGGGCGAACAGGCGCTGGAGATCGCCGAAGCGCTCATTCGCTCCGGTACGATGGACGTGGTTGTAATTGACTCCGTGGCCGCGTTGGTGCCGCGCGCGGAAATCGAGGGCGAGATGGGCGACTCGCACGTTGGCTTGCAAGCCCGCCTTATGTCCCAGGCGCTGCGCAAAATGTCCGGCGTGATCAAGCAAACGAACACGGTCGTTATCTTCACCAACCAGCTACGCATGAAAATTGGCGTCATGTTTGGCAACCCGGAAACCACCAGCGGCGGCAACGCGCTCAAGTTCTACGCTTCGGTGCGCCTGGACATTCGCCGCATTGAGGCCATCAAGTCGAAGACGGAAATCATCGGCAACCGCACCCGCGTCAAGGTGAAAAAGAACAAGGTCGCGCCCCCGTTCACGGAGTGCGAATTCGACATCATGTACAACGAAGGCATTTCCAAGACGGGCGACGTACTGGACCTGGCGGTGCAGTATGGCCTGGTGGACAAACGGGGGGCGTACTTCCGCTACGGGGATACGCTCCTCGGTCAGGGGCGGGAAAACGCCAAAACCTTTCTGTCGGAAAATCCGGCCTTTATTTACGAGCTGGAGAGCCTTATTCGACAGAATGTGGGCATTGCCAGCTACAGCCTCGATGATGACAGCAATGGCTACTACGAAGAGGCCGACTTGCCCGTGGGCGACTAACACGACAACGAAATTCCCGGCAGGCAACTGTTAAGGACTGACGATGCAATAAAGCACGGCATTGCATTGTCAGTTTGCAGGAAAGGTAAGGAATCAACTTCTTTCCGTTCCTAAGTAAACGTTCAAAAACAACTTAGTGATTTGCAGATTGGTTCAATCTGTGAGATTGAACCAATCTCCGTGAGGTTAATTTCCGTCCTTTAGGGGCGTACGGCGCGGACCAGCCGGAACACTTTGCCGCTGGACCCTGCCGGCCCCAATGCTTGCGTCGTCAGGGCGTAGAGGGAGAGGTTGGCGTCCTGGCCGAATGCCAGAAGATAGCTGTATGGGTTCAGGTCCGGGCTACCCGCGCCGACGGTGAGTGGGGAGCGGACCCATTCGCCCGTGGCCGTGGGCACGCCGGTGAACAGCCGCAGGCGCCCTTGCGCGTCATATTCCCAATCGCCAAAGACGTAGCGCCCCACTAATGCCGGCACATCCTGGCCACGATAGACGAACCCCCCAATAACCGAGCGCCCGACGCTGCGGTCGTATGCCATGATGGGGTCCAGCAGCGGCTCCCCGGTCGCGCCGGTGCTGGCGCAACTCGCCAACGGCGCATCCGCATTCGCCACATCGAAGCAGGTGTACCCTTCGCGGATGCGCCAGCCATAATTGCCGCCCAGCGTTACCTGATTGATCTCCTCATACAGATTTTGCCCCACGTCGGCCACAAGCAAACCATACGCGCCACCGGCATCAAAGGAAAAGCGATATGGATTGCGAAAGCCATACGCGAAAATGAGCGGGTCGCCGCCGCCGCCGCCAAAGGGATTGTCCCAGGGTATGCTGTACGGATGCTGTGGCGCGGGATGGATGACGTCCAGGCGCAGGATTTTGCCCAGCAACGTGTAGAGGCTTTGGCCGTTGCCGGCATCTTCATGCCCGATGCCGCTATCATTTTGCGCCCCACCATCTCCCAGACCCAGATAGAGATAGCCATCCGGTCCAAAGGCCACCTGCCCCCCATTGTGGTTGAACTGAGGCTCTGGAATCTCCAGGATAACTTGCTCCGAAAACAGGTCGGCGCGGTTAACGTCGTCCGCCATCATGCGGAAGGCGGAGAGGCGTCCCGTATGATCGTAATCGGATGGCGTCGCCTCGTTGCGCGGCGCGCTGTAATAAACGTAAAACAACCCC
Proteins encoded:
- a CDS encoding PQQ-dependent sugar dehydrogenase; translation: MPAPAQLFVNLELVAEGFTAPVDLAEPRDGSGRLFIADQIGLIRVLSPDGTLLPQPLLDLRARIVALEPGYDERGLLGFALHPDFATPGSDGAGLFYVYYSAPRNEATPSDYDHTGRLSAFRMMADDVNRADLFSEQVILEIPEPQFNHNGGQVAFGPDGYLYLGLGDGGAQNDSGIGHEDAGNGQSLYTLLGKILRLDVIHPAPQHPYSIPWDNPFGGGGGDPLIFAYGFRNPYRFSFDAGGAYGLLVADVGQNLYEEINQVTLGGNYGWRIREGYTCFDVANADAPLASCASTGATGEPLLDPIMAYDRSVGRSVIGGFVYRGQDVPALVGRYVFGDWEYDAQGRLRLFTGVPTATGEWVRSPLTVGAGSPDLNPYSYLLAFGQDANLSLYALTTQALGPAGSSGKVFRLVRAVRP
- the recA gene encoding recombinase RecA, which codes for MAKANGREDTLGRTLESLTKRFGEGIIMRLGDAQHLNVEAVPTGSLSLDIALGVGGVPRGRVIEIYGPESSGKTTLCQHVIAEAQKMGGVCAFIDMEHALDPSYAAKCGVDVNNLYVSQPDTGEQALEIAEALIRSGTMDVVVIDSVAALVPRAEIEGEMGDSHVGLQARLMSQALRKMSGVIKQTNTVVIFTNQLRMKIGVMFGNPETTSGGNALKFYASVRLDIRRIEAIKSKTEIIGNRTRVKVKKNKVAPPFTECEFDIMYNEGISKTGDVLDLAVQYGLVDKRGAYFRYGDTLLGQGRENAKTFLSENPAFIYELESLIRQNVGIASYSLDDDSNGYYEEADLPVGD
- the murJ gene encoding murein biosynthesis integral membrane protein MurJ codes for the protein MNRARHLFQSSLIVIIFFAAGKLMGLVRAQFVGRAFGTSPAFDAFTAANQLPEVFVTLIAGGALAAAFIPVYSAHLTDEKQKEAAQLANATLTLVLLLLGSISALGILFAPFLVRVWLVPSYSPAQQALTASLMRIILVQTTLFGVSGVLSSLLNAHQHFALPALAPIALDIGYLVGVFFFVPRMGIHGLAWGTVIGGFLHILIQVPALIRYRFRFRPLLGFHLAGLREIVRLMGPRIVTLGTVQFADLFIIRITSGLPSGSTSGYFYGYYLQQLPETLLGTAIAIVVFPTLAELFNAGDIEGLKRTAISALSVIWTLTIPAAALLVLLGEPAIAVFFQRGAFDAASTRLVYSILIYFSVRVVSEASLEILARLFFAQHNTLIPMLAALGWLGVSLLLFRILVQPLGVAGLALASTVAFTLQSLALYLLNRWRLGGLYERELLVSGGRALLATGGMALVILAVQRWVSSPLLLVVGGGSAGIFAYALLNILLGGRELPQLWRLARQRT